In Zingiber officinale cultivar Zhangliang chromosome 3B, Zo_v1.1, whole genome shotgun sequence, a single window of DNA contains:
- the LOC122054839 gene encoding uncharacterized protein LOC122054839 yields the protein MVKLASTRESRAYGPGRRTRNRWEYLNAGFYLLAALFLVCGLSVLLSPFPYTANYGLPLALLGLAFLLPVNAHDLVAHLPGFDYCFALFEFDLQLALVEFSVPLINIVGTILAFVGVLLLSLQTENGYNELLQKHALNTLIAGPLFWLIGSIHNICQIYERANGHVQILQKCVQLPLLTGSLLFLVAGILSKCRERNWGWLGLCGSVLFMVGGLMNVIKVFKMQQMDGLRLEKLRGSAYERLSKGREDQLTLILGNGRMKKQFEEVGLLQEKTGARERSSEGSQQDLLNTHISFQGNNMKSIVVFF from the exons ATGGTGAAGCTCGCGTCGACTCGGGAGAGCCGCGCCTACGGGCCCGGCCGCCGCACCCGCAACCGGTGGGAGTACCTCAACGCCGGCTTCTACCTCCTCGCTGCTCTCTTCCTCGTCTGTGGTTTGTCAGTCCTGCTCTCTCCTTTCCCCTACACTGCCAACTACGGCCTCCCCCTTGCCCTCCTCGGTCTCGCCTTCCTCCTCCCCGTCAACGCCCACGACCTCGTCGCCCACCTCCCCGGCTTCGACTACTGCTTCGCGCTGTTCGAGTTCGACCTGCAGCTGGCACTCGTGGAGTTCTCTGTTCCCTTGATCAACATCGTCGGCACTATCTTAGCCTTCGTCGGCGTCTTGCTCCTCTCGCTCCAG ACGGAGAATGGATACAATGAGTTGCTTCAAAAACATGCTCTGAACACTTTGATCGCCGGCCCACTCTTTTGGCTCATCGGCTCCATCCACAACATATGCCAGATCTACGAGCGAGCAAACGGGCATGTTCAGATCCTGCAGAAGTGCGTCCAGCTTCCTCTGCTCACGGGAAGCTTGCTTTTCTTGGTCGCTGGAATTCTCAGCAAATGCCGT GAGAGAAATTGGGGTTGGCTGGGTCTGTGCGGGAGTGTTCTGTTCATGGTTGGGGGGTTGATGAATGTGATTAAGGTGTTCAAGATGCAGCAAATGGACGGGCTGAGGCTTGAGAAGCTTCGAGGCTCTGCATATGAGAGGTTAAGTAAAGGCAGAGAGGATCAGCTTACATTGATACTTGGAAACGGTAGGATGAAGAAGCAATTTGAGGAAGTTGGTCTTCTTCAGGAGAAAACTGGAGCACGAGAGCGATCGAGCGAGGGAAGTCAGCAGGACCTCTTAAATACACACATTTCATTTCAAGGGAATAATATGAAATCTATTGTCGTTTTTTTCTGA
- the LOC121968239 gene encoding transcription factor TRY-like isoform X2 translates to MDARRKKQRKLSNGSEEVSSAEWEFINMTKQEEDLIFRMYRLVGDRWDLIAGRIPGRKAEEIERFWIMRHREDGFATY, encoded by the exons ATGGACGCCCGCCGCAAGAAGCAGCGAAAATTGTCCAACGGCTCCGAAG AGGTGAGCAGCGCGGAGTGGGAGTTCATCAACATGACTAAGCAGGAGGAAGACCTCATCTTCCGAATGTATCGCCTCGTCGGCGACAG GTGGGATCTGATAGCAGGTCGCATTCCGGGTCGAAAAGCTGAAGAGATAGAGAGGTTCTGGATCATGAGGCACCGTGAAGACGGCTTTGCTACTTACTAA
- the LOC121968238 gene encoding transcription factor SPEECHLESS-like, whose protein sequence is MGEALSDIFEQTDMIGGTLPEDLFSILDTFEDTVSSAKERASIEGSNFSPKVTLVSPQVGSNSRPLESDEGQAPKKRKLDSPRAPADFGNQDGQQKTTHITVERNRRKQMNEHLSVLRSLMPCFYAKRGDQASIIGGVVDYIKELQQVLQSLEAKKQRKAFSEVLSPRPVCSSPRPPPLSPRMALPISPRTPQPGSPYMPRIQPQQQPQQQQQQQGYLSPTVLHAAESSPSFNSATTTATNAEIVAAANSQSPVAKVEVKFSGPNVILKTISHRIPGQAFKIITALEGLAMEILHVSISTNVSDDIMLNSFTIKIGIECELSAEELAQEIQQTFL, encoded by the exons ATGGGAGAAGCCTTGTCCGATATTTTCGAGCAAACTGATATGATAGGCGGCACCTTGCCGGAGGACTTATTTAGCATCCTCGACACGTTTGAGGACACCGTCAGTAGTGCTAAAGAGAGAGCTTCCATTGAAGGGAGCAACTTTAGTCCTAAAGTGACTCTGGTTTCTCCTCAAGTTGGCTCAAACTCCAGGCCGCTCGAGTCCGACGAGGGCCAAGCTCCCAAGAAACGCAAGTTGGATTCCCCACGGGCTCCGGCAGACTTCGGTAACCAGGATGGACAGCAGAAGACGACGCACATCACTGTGGAGCGCAACCGGAGGAAGCAAATGAACGAGCACCTGTCGGTGCTGCGCTCCCTGATGCCTTGCTTCTATGCCAAGAGA GGAGATCAAGCATCCATCATCGGAGGAGTAGTGGATTACATCAAGGAGCTTCAACAAGTGTTACAGTCGCTGGAGGCCAAGAAGCAGAGAAAGGCCTTCAGTGAGGTGCTAAGTCCAAGACCGGTCTGTTCCAGCCCCAGGCCACCACCACTAAGCCCTAGAATGGCCCTCCCAATAAGTCCAAGAACTCCCCAGCCGGGAAGTCCTTACATGCCAAGGATTCAGCCACAGCAGCAaccgcagcagcagcagcagcagcagggcTACCTCTCCCCTACGGTACTGCATGCAGCAGAGTCATCTCCTTCCTTTAATAGCGCCACCACCACCGCCACAAACGCCGAGATCGTGGCAGCAGCCAACTCGCAGTCGCCGGTGGCGAAGGTGGAGGTGAAGTTCTCGGGGCCGAATGTGATCCTGAAGACGATCTCGCATCGCATCCCCGGGCAAGCTTTCAAGATAATCACGGCGCTGGAGGGCCTCGCTATGGAGATACTCCATGTGAGCATCAGCACCAATGTTAGCGACGACATCATGCTCAACTCGTTCACCATTAAG ATCGGAATTGAATGCGAGCTGAGTGCCGAAGAGCTTGCGCAAGAAATCCAACAAACGTTCTTGTAA
- the LOC121968239 gene encoding transcription factor TRY-like isoform X1 — protein MDARRKKQRKLSNGSEAEVSSAEWEFINMTKQEEDLIFRMYRLVGDRWDLIAGRIPGRKAEEIERFWIMRHREDGFATY, from the exons ATGGACGCCCGCCGCAAGAAGCAGCGAAAATTGTCCAACGGCTCCGAAG CAGAGGTGAGCAGCGCGGAGTGGGAGTTCATCAACATGACTAAGCAGGAGGAAGACCTCATCTTCCGAATGTATCGCCTCGTCGGCGACAG GTGGGATCTGATAGCAGGTCGCATTCCGGGTCGAAAAGCTGAAGAGATAGAGAGGTTCTGGATCATGAGGCACCGTGAAGACGGCTTTGCTACTTACTAA
- the LOC121968240 gene encoding probable polygalacturonase, whose amino-acid sequence MVPLEFLLRPAALLLMLLQCSMSMMEESCVGVVPMKQRREMISITDFGAVGDGKTLNTWPFKKAMYRISHQRHKGGTLLYVPPGVWLTESFSLTSHMTLFLARGAVIKATQDTRNWSLVDPLPSYGRGRELPGRRYMSFVQGDGISDVIITGENGTIDGQGEVWWSMWRQRSLRFTRPNLIEFKNSRDILIFNVIFQNSPFWNIHPVYCRNVVIKHVTVLAPRDSPNTDGIDPDSSSNICIEDAFISTGDDLVAVKSGWDEYGIAYGRPSSGITIRRITGSSPFSGIAIGSETSGGIDNILVENVDLYNTGIGIHIKTSIGRGGHIRNVTVANVRMRRVRKGIRIAGDVGDHPDEYFNRRAIPTVDGVTIKNVRGVQVQQPGSMEGIIRSAPFTRICLSNVKFWGVGPRRAAWRCSSVRGAAVDVRPRPCSELADTSSSGSCSRTA is encoded by the exons ATGGTTCCTCTTGAATTTTTGTTACGACCGGCCGCGTTGCTGCTTATGCTGCTGCAATGCAGCATGTCGATGATGGAGGAGTCGTGCGTCGGCGTGGTGCCGATGAAGCAGAGGAGGGAGATGATATCGATCACCGATTTTGGGGCGGTGGGGGACGGGAAGACACTAAACacatggcccttcaagaaggccatgtaccgtATTTCGCACCAGAGGCACAAAGGTGGCACTTTGCTCTACGTCCCCCCTGGCGTTTGGCTTACAGAGAGCTTCAGCCTCACTAGCCATATGACTCTTTTCCTCGCCCGAGGAGCTGTGATCAAGGCCACACAG GATACAAGGAACTGGTCTTTGGTGGACCCTTTACCATCTTATGGAAGAGGGAGAGAGCTGCCTGGAAGGAGATACATGAGCTTCGTTCAGGGAGATGGAATCAGTGATGTGATAATTACAG GTGAGAATGGAACAATTGATGGCCAAGGTGAGGTGTGGTGGAGCATGTGGAGACAGAGATCTCTCCGTTTCACCAGACCAAATCTTATAGAGTTCAAGAATTCCAGAGACATTCTCATTTTCAATGTCATCTTTCAAAACTCTCCGTTTTGGAACATTCATCCTGTTTATTGCAG GAATGTGGTGATCAAGCATGTAACAGTGCTTGCTCCTCGTGATTCTCCAAACACTGATGGAATCGAtccag ATTCCAGCTCAAATATATGCATCGAAGACGCCTTCATCTCGACCGGAGACGACTTGGTGGCCGTCAAGAGCGGCTGGGACGAGTACGGGATAGCCTACGGCCGTCCTAGCTCTGGCATCACAATCCGGCGTATCACCGGGTCGTCGCCCTTCTCGGGAATCGCCATCGGAAGCGAGACCTCCGGCGGGATCGACAACATCCTAGTGGAGAACGTCGACCTGTACAACACCGGCATCGGCATCCACATAAAGACCAGCATCGGCAGGGGAGGCCACATCAGAAACGTCACGGTGGCCAACGTGCGCATGCGAAGGGTGCGAAAGGGGATCAGAATCGCCGGCGACGTCGGCGACCACCCCGACGAGTACTTCAACCGGCGGGCGATCCCGACGGTGGACGGCGTGACGATCAAGAACGTGCGGGGCGTGCAGGTGCAGCAGCCGGGGTCGATGGAGGGCATCATCAGGAGCGCGCCATTCACTCGGATATGCCTCTCGAACGTCAAGTTTTGGGGCGTCGGTCCTCGCCGAGCGGCGTGGCGGTGCTCATCCGTGAGGGGAGCGGCGGTCGACGTCCGGCCGCGGCCCTGCTCGGAGCTCGCTGACACCTCCAGCTCCGGATCTTGCTCGAGGACTGCGTAG